A stretch of the Lolium perenne isolate Kyuss_39 chromosome 3, Kyuss_2.0, whole genome shotgun sequence genome encodes the following:
- the LOC127343982 gene encoding protein STRICTOSIDINE SYNTHASE-LIKE 10-like codes for MGCGMSRLAKATIALVILVMLFMPAAMAAASFDATRSQHLPLPRGTVRGPESVAFDGQGQGPYSGVSDGRVLKWNGDKLGWTTYTHGPGYDSKMCTATKFRPETATESQCGRPLGLRFDHKTGDLYIADAYKGLMRVGPGGGEATVLVNNVDGIPLSFTNGVDVDQTTGQVYFTDSSMNYNRAQHEMVTRTGDSTGRLMRYDPRTSDVTVLQTDMTYPNGVAVSTDRTHLVVASTGPCKLLRHWIKGPNTGRSEPFADLPGYPDNVRPSNKGGYWVALHREKNELPFGRDSHLLAVRVGSNGKILEEMRGPKSVKPTEIMERNNGKIYMGSVELPYVSVVKRK; via the coding sequence ATGGGTTGCGGGATGAGCCGCCTTGCCAAGGCTACGATCGCCCTGGTGATCCTGGTCATGCTTTTCATGCCCGCCGCTATGGCTGCCGCCAGCTTCGACGCCACCCGGAGCCAGCACCTGCCGCTGCCGCGCGGGACCGTCCGCGGGCCTGAGAGCGTCGCCTTCgacggccagggccagggccccTACAGCGGCGTCTCTGACGGCCGCGTCCTCAAGTGGAACGGCGACAAGCTCGGCTGGACCACCTACACGCACGGCCCCGGCTACGACAGCAAGATGTGCACGGCCACCAAGTTCCGCCCGGAGACCGCGACGGAGAGCCAATGTGGCCGCCCGCTCGGCCTTCGGTTCGACCACAAGACGGGAGATCTATACATCGCTGATGCCTACAAGGGTCTCATGAGGGTTGGTCCAGGCGGCGGGGAGGCCACGGTGCTGGTCAACAATGTCGATGGCATACCTCTAAGCTTCACCAACGGGGTTGACGTCGACCAAACTACCGGCCAGGTCTACTTCACGGACAGCTCTATGAACTACAACAGGGCGCAGCACGAGATGGTGACGAGAACTGGGGACTCCACGGGGCGCCTCATGAGGTATGACCCGCGAACCTCAGATGTCACGGTGCTCCAGACAGACATGACCTACCCTAATGGCGTCGCCGTCAGCACCGACCGTACACACCTTGTGGTTGCATCGACCGGTCCTTGCAAGCTACTAAGGCACTGGATCAAAGGTCCCAACACTGGAAGATCCGAGCCTTTTGCCGACCTCCCGGGGTATCCTGATAATGTGAGACCTAGCAACAAGGGAGGTTATTGGGTGGCTTTACACCGTGAGAAAAACGAACTTCCTTTCGGCCGGGATAGCCATTTGCTCGCTGTGAGGGTCGGCTCCAACGGGAAGATACTAGAAGAGATGAGAGGTCCCAAGAGTGTGAAACCGACGGAGATAATGGAGAGGAACAATGGCAAAATCTACATGGGTTCCGTGGAGCTGCCTTATGTCAGTGTAGTTAAACGCAAATAG